One uncultured Flavobacterium sp. genomic window carries:
- a CDS encoding BamA/TamA family outer membrane protein, which produces MKKNSTKIIAFILIAIFICACNAVKRVPDGKNLLVKNNILVNGKATNDETAFNQMYQKPNGTLLGYKLRLNLYNLANLNPDSTYQAKFKNHPGKYERQSKLLSAKQVDRLGQSFFYKGIHEFLKSTGEPPVIIDTAKTKKSLLRLKYYYFNNGYFNVSTDYTMDSIGRKKAKINYNITTGPAYTLDTIKTNIMTPVLDSLYRTNSEASFLKSGNQYKTSDFEEEKNRITSYFRNHGAYYFQPTYVTFDIDTIGKKNKADVNLIVNNNNIQEKDSSRTEPFKLYKISDVNIYTDYSAANAKTKITDSTTYNNFNLYSYKKLKYRPHAITDAVFITKGATFSDTRTTLSSRYLNNLKIFNYPSIQYEVDKRDSTAQSLIANIYLTPRKKYSFNATFDVTHSNIQDFGIGASISETIRNVFNRAETLAISTRLNLGSSKDMANPNNNFFNVSEYGVDLKLNFPRILMPFGTEKIIPKKMIPSTSVSAGFSKQRNIGLDKENFTGGIAYNWSPKRGNTAKLELLNAQFVRNLNPDNYFNVYTSSFNELNSIAGTYNTDSQNIDSNTGKLIIPDGTKTFTRQVLTDQTVLRPGDSQYKDVESIEERRIRLTENDFILATSYTFTKTTKKDLADNTFYQFKTKIESAGTLLTAISNIAHLPKNANGNYEIFNLAYSEYIKTEFDYIKHWDFGKEKVLAVRSFFGIAIPFGNSNYIPFSRSYYAGGSNDNRAWQPYSLGPGSTNAVNDFNEANMKIAMSAELRFKIFGSVKGAVFADAGNIWNVLDNVIDEKAKFDSVNDLAEIALGTGFGLRYDLSFFVIRLDLGFKTYNPAHDKGDRWFKEYNFGHSVLNFGINYPF; this is translated from the coding sequence TTGAAAAAGAATTCCACAAAAATAATAGCATTTATCCTAATAGCAATATTTATTTGCGCTTGTAATGCCGTAAAAAGAGTTCCCGATGGAAAAAATCTTCTTGTAAAAAATAATATTCTTGTAAACGGAAAAGCTACAAATGATGAAACTGCCTTTAATCAAATGTATCAAAAACCCAACGGTACTTTATTAGGTTATAAATTACGCCTTAATTTATACAATTTAGCTAACCTAAATCCCGATTCTACTTATCAGGCAAAATTTAAAAATCATCCAGGAAAATATGAGCGTCAATCAAAATTATTATCTGCCAAACAAGTAGATCGTCTTGGACAATCATTTTTTTACAAAGGTATTCACGAATTCTTAAAAAGTACCGGTGAACCACCCGTTATTATCGATACCGCAAAAACTAAGAAATCATTATTGCGATTAAAATATTATTATTTCAACAATGGTTATTTTAATGTTTCTACAGATTATACTATGGATAGTATTGGAAGAAAAAAGGCCAAAATAAATTACAATATTACTACCGGCCCGGCATATACTCTAGACACTATTAAAACCAACATAATGACTCCTGTATTAGATTCATTATACAGAACTAATAGTGAAGCATCTTTTTTAAAATCTGGAAATCAATACAAAACTTCTGATTTTGAAGAAGAAAAAAATCGTATAACCTCCTATTTTAGAAATCATGGTGCTTATTACTTTCAACCTACTTATGTTACGTTTGATATTGATACCATTGGCAAAAAAAACAAAGCGGATGTAAACTTAATTGTCAACAATAACAATATTCAGGAAAAAGATTCAAGCAGAACAGAACCGTTTAAATTGTATAAAATTAGTGATGTAAACATTTACACTGATTATTCGGCAGCAAATGCAAAAACTAAAATTACTGATAGCACAACCTATAATAATTTCAATTTATACAGTTATAAAAAACTAAAGTACAGACCTCACGCTATTACAGACGCTGTCTTTATCACTAAAGGAGCTACTTTCTCTGATACAAGAACAACTCTTTCGTCAAGATATTTAAACAACCTGAAAATCTTTAATTATCCTTCTATTCAATATGAAGTTGACAAACGCGATTCAACAGCACAGTCCTTAATTGCGAATATTTATTTAACACCGAGAAAAAAATACAGTTTCAATGCCACTTTTGACGTGACACATTCTAACATTCAGGATTTTGGTATTGGAGCGAGTATTTCTGAAACTATTCGAAACGTTTTTAACAGAGCCGAAACACTGGCGATTTCTACACGTTTGAACTTAGGGTCTTCTAAAGATATGGCCAACCCTAATAATAACTTTTTTAATGTATCTGAATATGGTGTCGATTTAAAACTGAACTTCCCAAGGATACTTATGCCTTTTGGGACCGAGAAAATTATTCCGAAAAAGATGATTCCTTCTACTAGTGTTTCGGCAGGTTTTTCTAAACAAAGAAACATTGGTTTGGATAAAGAAAATTTCACTGGTGGAATTGCTTATAATTGGTCTCCGAAAAGAGGTAATACTGCAAAACTTGAACTGCTGAACGCTCAATTTGTACGAAACTTAAATCCGGACAATTATTTTAATGTCTATACTTCTTCTTTTAATGAATTAAATAGTATTGCCGGAACTTACAATACAGATTCTCAAAACATTGACTCGAATACTGGAAAATTAATTATTCCTGACGGAACGAAAACATTCACCCGACAAGTGCTAACTGATCAGACGGTATTGAGACCTGGAGACTCTCAATATAAAGACGTGGAAAGCATTGAAGAAAGAAGAATTCGTTTGACTGAAAATGACTTTATTCTGGCTACAAGTTACACGTTTACCAAAACCACTAAAAAAGATCTTGCTGACAATACTTTTTATCAGTTTAAAACAAAAATAGAATCTGCCGGTACCTTATTAACCGCTATTTCTAACATTGCACACTTACCAAAAAATGCAAATGGCAACTACGAAATATTCAACTTAGCCTATTCAGAATACATAAAAACCGAATTTGATTATATCAAACACTGGGATTTTGGAAAAGAAAAAGTACTGGCTGTAAGAAGCTTTTTTGGAATAGCAATCCCTTTTGGAAATTCAAATTATATTCCGTTTTCACGAAGTTATTATGCAGGAGGTTCAAATGATAACCGCGCATGGCAACCTTATTCATTAGGTCCGGGAAGCACAAATGCTGTTAATGACTTTAACGAAGCAAATATGAAGATTGCAATGAGTGCCGAACTTAGATTTAAAATTTTTGGAAGTGTTAAAGGAGCCGTCTTTGCAGATGCAGGAAATATCTGGAATGTACTCGATAATGTGATCGATGAAAAGGCAAAATTTGACAGCGTAAACGATTTAGCTGAAATCGCTTTAGGAACAGGATTCGGTTTACGTTACGATTTAAGCTTTTTTGTTATTCGTTTAGATTTGGGCTTTAAGACCTATAATCCGGCACATGACAAAGGAGATCGTTGGTTTAAAGAATACAATTTTGGGCACTCTGTTTTAAATTTTGGAATAAATTATCCTTTCTAA
- a CDS encoding RNA methyltransferase — MVSKNQIKLISSLHQKKQRFANQLFFAEGVKVIQELLQSNFELEHLYTTLNDFEAVQSSKRTLINEQELKKISALSTPNTCLAVFKIPAENNIIDSGLIIALDDIRDPGNLGTILRLCDWFGIKQIVCSKETVDIYNPKVVQATMGSIARVNVNYVDLKTFIDQTNLPVFGTFMDGDNIYQSNLPQNGIIIMGNEANGISAEIENMVTSRLTIPRFGELQKTESLNVATATAIILSEFKRNS; from the coding sequence ATGGTTAGTAAAAACCAAATAAAGCTTATCTCAAGTTTACATCAAAAAAAGCAACGTTTTGCAAATCAATTATTTTTTGCCGAAGGAGTAAAAGTAATTCAAGAATTGTTGCAATCCAATTTTGAATTAGAGCATTTATATACGACTCTAAATGATTTTGAAGCAGTTCAGTCTTCAAAACGTACGCTTATAAATGAACAGGAACTTAAAAAAATAAGCGCCCTTTCAACTCCAAATACTTGTTTAGCAGTTTTCAAAATTCCTGCCGAAAACAACATAATTGATTCAGGCTTGATTATAGCTTTAGACGACATTCGTGATCCCGGAAATTTAGGAACGATTTTACGTCTTTGCGATTGGTTTGGGATTAAGCAAATTGTTTGTTCAAAAGAAACAGTTGACATCTACAATCCTAAAGTTGTGCAAGCTACAATGGGTTCTATTGCCAGAGTAAATGTAAATTATGTTGATCTCAAAACTTTTATTGATCAGACTAATTTGCCGGTTTTTGGGACGTTTATGGACGGAGATAATATTTATCAATCAAATTTGCCTCAAAACGGAATCATTATTATGGGTAATGAAGCCAATGGTATTTCGGCAGAGATTGAAAATATGGTAACAAGCCGACTCACAATTCCCAGATTTGGTGAGCTTCAAAAAACTGAAAGTTTAAATGTAGCGACCGCAACGGCAATTATTCTTAGTGAGTTTAAACGAAACAGTTAG
- a CDS encoding porin family protein, which yields MKKTVILILLVLLSTKGYSQFAKSMFSKDPIINLENWQKQRLYFGYYLGFNSFDFKFDYKTPVDDDIQVKKTTGFNVGVVADVRLQEYINLRFEPGLYYTKRDLYYPNFASQRDYLREVNSTYIHFPLLLKFSALRTGNIRPYLVGGMSTTLNLSSNAKAKDDNFEGKFRVKQWTAAYELGFGIDFFSEYFIFSPSIRGMFGITDELIRDNPANGSSPWTGNIDSMKSRAILINFTFH from the coding sequence ATGAAAAAAACTGTAATCTTAATTTTATTGGTCTTATTATCCACAAAAGGATATTCGCAATTTGCTAAAAGTATGTTTAGTAAAGACCCTATTATCAATCTTGAAAACTGGCAAAAACAACGCCTATATTTTGGCTATTACCTAGGATTCAACAGTTTTGATTTTAAATTTGATTACAAAACTCCTGTGGATGATGATATTCAGGTCAAAAAAACAACCGGTTTTAATGTTGGTGTTGTTGCCGATGTAAGATTGCAGGAATATATTAATTTGCGATTTGAACCTGGTTTGTATTACACAAAACGCGATTTGTACTATCCAAATTTCGCTTCACAAAGAGATTACTTGCGAGAAGTAAATAGTACTTATATACACTTTCCCTTATTGTTAAAATTCTCTGCTTTAAGAACCGGAAACATTCGTCCCTATTTAGTTGGAGGAATGTCGACTACGTTAAATTTATCGAGCAATGCAAAAGCTAAAGATGATAACTTTGAAGGGAAATTCAGAGTAAAACAATGGACCGCTGCTTATGAATTGGGTTTTGGAATTGACTTTTTCTCTGAATATTTTATTTTCTCACCTTCAATTAGAGGAATGTTTGGTATTACTGATGAGTTAATTCGTGATAATCCTGCAAACGGATCAAGTCCTTGGACTGGAAACATAGATTCTATGAAATCCCGAGCGATTTTAATTAATTTTACTTTCCATTAA
- the ubiE gene encoding bifunctional demethylmenaquinone methyltransferase/2-methoxy-6-polyprenyl-1,4-benzoquinol methylase UbiE, with protein MSEKITPYKDSSLGKKEQVAQMFDNISGNYDNLNRVISFGIDVKWRKKVLKIVSDTKPKIILDIATGTGDLAILMAQTNAEKIIGLDISAGMLEVGKKKVEEKKLSNIIDLVLGDSENIPFEDNYFDAITVGFGVRNFENLEKGFSEILRVLKPNGVFVILETSVPDKTPYKQGYKFYSKNILPIIGKLFSKDNSAYGYLSESAAAFPYGEALNNILRKIGFIDVVALPQTFGVATIYSASKK; from the coding sequence ATGTCTGAAAAAATAACTCCATATAAAGACTCTTCTTTAGGCAAAAAAGAGCAGGTTGCCCAAATGTTTGATAACATCTCTGGGAACTACGACAATTTAAACCGTGTAATTTCTTTTGGAATTGATGTTAAATGGCGAAAAAAAGTATTAAAAATAGTTTCGGATACGAAACCAAAAATCATTCTTGATATCGCAACAGGAACTGGTGATCTGGCCATTTTGATGGCTCAAACTAATGCTGAAAAAATTATTGGTCTGGACATTTCAGCAGGAATGCTGGAAGTAGGAAAAAAGAAAGTTGAAGAAAAAAAACTATCTAATATTATTGATTTAGTTTTGGGAGATTCTGAAAACATCCCTTTCGAAGACAATTATTTTGATGCTATAACTGTTGGCTTTGGAGTTCGAAATTTTGAAAATCTGGAAAAAGGTTTTTCTGAAATTTTAAGGGTTTTAAAACCAAATGGTGTATTTGTAATCTTAGAAACATCGGTACCAGATAAGACTCCATACAAACAAGGATATAAATTTTACAGCAAAAACATACTGCCAATTATAGGAAAATTGTTCTCTAAAGACAATTCTGCTTACGGATATTTGTCTGAATCTGCTGCTGCTTTTCCTTATGGAGAAGCTTTAAACAATATTTTGAGAAAAATTGGGTTTATAGATGTTGTAGCTTTACCTCAAACTTTTGGTGTTGCAACCATTTATTCTGCATCTAAAAAATAG
- a CDS encoding dihydrofolate reductase: protein MIIMIAAVAENNALGKNNELVWHLPNDFKRFKTLTTNHHIIMGRKTFESFPKALPNRVHVIITHQTDYNPEGCIVVDSIEKAIAACPENEDAYIIGGGEIYNLGLPYADIIEITKVHHSFEADTFFPKIRESEWQLVETEANFKDEKHLYDYTYETYIRK from the coding sequence ATGATTATAATGATAGCGGCTGTTGCCGAAAATAATGCCCTTGGAAAAAATAATGAATTAGTTTGGCACTTGCCAAATGATTTTAAAAGATTCAAAACGCTTACGACCAATCATCACATCATAATGGGAAGAAAAACTTTTGAAAGCTTTCCAAAAGCATTACCAAATCGGGTTCATGTAATAATTACACATCAAACAGATTATAATCCGGAAGGCTGCATTGTTGTAGATAGTATTGAAAAAGCAATTGCTGCATGTCCTGAAAACGAAGATGCTTATATTATTGGCGGAGGTGAGATTTATAATCTGGGGTTACCGTATGCTGATATTATAGAAATAACAAAAGTGCACCATTCTTTCGAGGCAGACACTTTCTTTCCTAAAATCAGAGAAAGCGAATGGCAACTTGTAGAAACTGAAGCGAACTTTAAAGACGAAAAACATCTTTACGATTACACTTACGAGACTTACATCCGTAAATAA
- a CDS encoding 2TM domain-containing protein, translating into MEKEVHEQYEYARRRIRQKKVLYFHFVLFLLGSLFLFIANRFFGFGGTTDQNWCIWAITIWFFVFILHFIKVYITDRFMNKKWEREQIDRLVALQQKRISQLESRINEDTESKI; encoded by the coding sequence ATGGAAAAAGAAGTACACGAACAATATGAATATGCCAGGAGAAGAATCAGGCAAAAAAAAGTGCTTTATTTTCATTTTGTACTTTTTCTATTAGGGAGTTTATTTTTATTTATCGCTAACAGATTTTTTGGTTTTGGAGGAACCACCGACCAAAATTGGTGCATTTGGGCCATAACGATATGGTTTTTTGTCTTTATTCTACACTTTATAAAAGTTTACATAACAGACAGATTCATGAATAAAAAATGGGAAAGAGAACAAATTGACAGACTTGTGGCTTTACAGCAAAAGAGAATCAGCCAATTAGAGTCCAGAATAAATGAGGATACAGAAAGTAAAATTTAG
- a CDS encoding isoamylase early set domain-containing protein, with protein sequence MSLKKQFIKTKPVCKVTFSIDAKDASSAAVVGDFNNWNVEEGTLSKLKNGTFKATYDLVKDAIYEFKYVIDGSYVNDPEADSYKWNDYAGSENSVLVV encoded by the coding sequence ATGTCTTTAAAGAAACAATTTATTAAAACGAAACCGGTTTGTAAAGTTACATTTTCTATAGATGCTAAAGATGCAAGTTCGGCTGCAGTTGTTGGAGATTTTAACAACTGGAATGTTGAAGAAGGAACTTTGAGTAAGTTAAAAAACGGTACTTTTAAAGCTACTTATGACTTAGTTAAAGATGCAATTTACGAATTTAAGTATGTGATTGACGGAAGTTATGTTAACGATCCTGAAGCTGATTCTTATAAATGGAATGACTATGCAGGAAGTGAAAATAGTGTTTTAGTAGTATAA
- a CDS encoding thymidylate synthase yields the protein MKQYLDLVKHVLENGNQKGDRTGTGTKSVFGYQMRFDLSEGFPMVTTKKLHLKSIIYELLWFLKGDTNIKYLQENGVKIWDAWADSNGDLGPVYGHQWRNWNSEEIDQISELITELKTNPNSRRMLVSAWNPSVLPDTKKSFEENVANNKAALPPCHAFFQFYVTSPDTEKGETKGKLSCQLYQRSADIFLGVPFNIASYALLTMMIAQVCDLEYGEFIHTFGDAHIYNNHFEQLELQLTREPKPLPKMILNPEIKNIFDFDYNDFTLLDYEPHAGIKGSVAV from the coding sequence ATGAAACAATACTTAGATTTAGTAAAACACGTTTTAGAAAACGGCAATCAAAAAGGAGACCGAACAGGAACAGGAACAAAGAGTGTTTTTGGCTACCAGATGCGTTTTGATTTAAGTGAGGGTTTCCCAATGGTTACTACCAAAAAATTACACTTAAAATCTATTATTTACGAATTGCTTTGGTTCTTAAAAGGCGATACAAATATTAAATATCTTCAGGAAAACGGAGTAAAAATCTGGGACGCCTGGGCAGATTCTAATGGCGATTTAGGCCCTGTTTACGGACACCAATGGCGCAATTGGAATAGCGAAGAAATTGATCAGATCTCTGAATTGATTACTGAACTAAAAACAAACCCAAACAGTCGCAGAATGCTGGTTTCAGCCTGGAATCCTTCTGTTTTACCGGATACTAAAAAGTCATTTGAAGAAAATGTAGCTAATAATAAAGCCGCATTACCTCCTTGTCATGCTTTTTTTCAATTTTATGTAACTAGTCCTGATACTGAAAAAGGAGAAACAAAAGGGAAATTATCTTGCCAGTTATACCAACGAAGTGCTGATATATTTTTAGGAGTTCCTTTTAATATTGCTTCTTATGCATTGTTAACTATGATGATTGCACAGGTTTGCGATTTAGAATATGGTGAATTTATTCACACTTTTGGAGACGCACACATTTACAACAATCATTTTGAACAATTAGAATTGCAATTAACCCGTGAGCCAAAACCATTACCAAAAATGATTTTGAATCCTGAGATTAAAAACATTTTTGATTTTGATTATAATGACTTTACACTTTTAGATTACGAGCCACATGCCGGAATAAAAGGTAGTGTTGCTGTATAA
- a CDS encoding bifunctional nuclease family protein encodes MSLVKLSIKGISYSQTQNGAYALILNEVDGERKLPIVIGAFEAQSIAIALEKEIKPPRPLTHDLFKNFAERFDIVVKQVIIHKLVDGVFYSSLICERDKIEEIIDARTSDAIALALRFNAPIFTYKNILDKAGIYLKSNTAETDQGSQEIDDVLSNPETFGHEEESNQSGDVYAKHTLQELNELLDQAVSQEDYEKAAKIRDEISKR; translated from the coding sequence ATGAGTCTAGTAAAATTATCCATAAAAGGAATTTCATACAGTCAAACTCAAAATGGCGCTTATGCCTTAATTTTGAATGAAGTTGATGGCGAAAGAAAATTACCAATAGTTATTGGTGCTTTTGAAGCACAATCTATAGCTATTGCCTTAGAAAAAGAAATAAAACCTCCTCGCCCATTAACACACGATTTATTCAAAAACTTCGCTGAAAGGTTTGATATTGTAGTAAAACAAGTTATTATCCATAAACTTGTTGATGGCGTTTTTTATTCTAGTTTAATCTGCGAAAGAGATAAAATTGAAGAAATTATCGATGCCAGAACATCTGATGCAATTGCTTTGGCATTACGATTCAATGCGCCAATTTTTACTTATAAAAACATTTTGGACAAAGCCGGAATTTATTTAAAATCAAATACTGCAGAAACCGATCAGGGTTCTCAGGAAATTGATGATGTTCTTTCGAATCCTGAAACTTTTGGTCATGAAGAAGAAAGTAATCAATCAGGAGATGTTTATGCTAAACATACCTTACAAGAACTAAATGAACTTTTAGATCAGGCAGTTTCTCAGGAAGACTATGAAAAAGCAGCAAAAATTAGAGACGAAATCTCGAAAAGATAA
- a CDS encoding electron transfer flavoprotein subunit alpha/FixB family protein, which translates to MSILIYAESAEGKFKKVAFELASYAKKVAETLGTTVTALTVNISDVSELSKYGVDKVLKVNNDKLAGFTAKAYADVIKQAAEKEGTKVVLLSSTTDSIYLSSLVAVALNAGFASNVVGLPVSTSPFQVKRNAFSNKAFNITEINTDVKVLGLAKNSYGIFESAGSASEEDFNPTIGDNDFGVKVESVEKVTGKVSIADADIVVSGGRGLKGPENWGMVEELASVLGAATACSKPVSDLGWRPHSEHVGQTGKPVATNLYIAIGISGAIQHIAGINSSKVKVVINNDPEAPFFKVADYGVVGDAFEIVPQLIEKLKAFKAQHS; encoded by the coding sequence ATGTCAATATTAATATATGCAGAATCTGCAGAAGGAAAATTTAAAAAAGTTGCTTTTGAATTAGCTTCTTACGCTAAAAAAGTAGCAGAAACATTAGGAACTACCGTGACAGCTTTAACCGTAAACATCAGCGATGTAAGTGAGCTATCTAAATACGGAGTTGATAAAGTATTAAAAGTAAACAACGATAAATTAGCAGGTTTTACAGCTAAGGCCTACGCCGATGTTATCAAACAAGCTGCTGAAAAGGAAGGAACAAAAGTAGTTTTACTTTCTTCTACAACAGACAGTATCTATCTTTCATCATTAGTTGCAGTAGCTTTAAATGCTGGTTTTGCTTCAAATGTTGTTGGATTACCTGTTAGCACATCTCCTTTTCAGGTAAAAAGAAATGCTTTTTCTAACAAAGCTTTCAATATTACTGAAATCAACACTGATGTAAAAGTTCTTGGCTTAGCCAAAAACTCTTACGGAATCTTCGAAAGTGCAGGATCTGCATCTGAAGAAGACTTTAACCCTACAATTGGAGACAATGATTTTGGAGTAAAAGTAGAATCTGTAGAAAAAGTAACCGGAAAAGTTTCAATTGCTGATGCTGATATCGTAGTTTCTGGCGGACGTGGTCTAAAAGGTCCTGAAAACTGGGGAATGGTAGAAGAATTAGCTTCTGTATTAGGCGCTGCAACTGCATGTTCTAAACCAGTTTCTGATTTAGGATGGAGACCTCACAGTGAACACGTTGGGCAAACAGGAAAACCGGTTGCAACAAACTTATATATTGCAATAGGAATTTCTGGTGCTATTCAGCACATTGCGGGTATTAACTCATCAAAAGTAAAAGTAGTTATCAATAATGATCCGGAAGCTCCTTTCTTTAAAGTAGCAGATTATGGTGTTGTTGGTGATGCATTCGAAATTGTACCTCAATTAATTGAGAAATTAAAGGCTTTTAAAGCTCAACATTCTTAA
- a CDS encoding electron transfer flavoprotein subunit beta/FixA family protein — protein sequence MKILVCISHVPDTTSKINFSNGDSEFDTNGVQFVINPNDEFGLTRAIWFQEQQGATVTVVNVGGPDTEPTLRKALAIGANEAIRVNANPTDGFFVAKQLAEVIKNGGYDLVIAGKESLDYNGGMVPGMIAGILGSNFLNSCTALTVDGNNVKAVREIDGGKETVSTTLPLIIGGQKGLVEEKDLRIPNMRGIMTARTKALTILEPVDAPVNTKAVKFEKPAPKSAVKLVSADNLDELINLLHNEAKVI from the coding sequence ATGAAAATATTAGTTTGCATCAGCCATGTACCTGATACTACTTCAAAAATTAACTTCTCCAATGGTGACTCAGAATTTGACACCAATGGTGTACAATTTGTAATTAATCCTAATGACGAGTTTGGTCTTACACGTGCAATTTGGTTTCAGGAACAACAAGGCGCTACTGTAACTGTAGTAAATGTAGGTGGTCCTGATACAGAACCTACTTTACGTAAAGCTCTTGCTATTGGTGCAAACGAAGCTATTCGAGTAAATGCAAACCCAACTGATGGTTTTTTCGTAGCAAAACAACTTGCTGAAGTAATTAAAAATGGTGGTTATGATTTAGTAATTGCCGGAAAAGAATCTTTAGATTATAACGGAGGAATGGTTCCTGGAATGATCGCAGGAATTCTAGGTTCTAACTTTTTAAATTCTTGTACTGCTTTAACAGTTGATGGAAATAATGTAAAAGCGGTTCGTGAAATTGATGGAGGAAAAGAAACTGTAAGCACTACTTTACCTTTAATTATTGGTGGTCAAAAAGGTCTTGTTGAAGAAAAAGATCTTCGTATCCCAAACATGAGAGGAATCATGACTGCAAGAACAAAAGCTCTTACTATTCTTGAGCCAGTTGACGCTCCTGTAAATACAAAAGCAGTAAAATTTGAAAAACCTGCTCCAAAATCAGCTGTAAAATTAGTTTCTGCTGATAATTTAGATGAGTTAATCAATTTATTACACAACGAAGCGAAAGTAATCTAG
- a CDS encoding pyruvate dehydrogenase complex E1 component subunit beta encodes MRTIQFREAICEAMSEEMRHDESIYLMGEEVAEYNGAYKASKGMLAEFGEKRVIDTPIAELGFTGIAVGSAMNGCRPIVEYMTFNFCLVGIDQIINNAAKMRQMTGGQFNVPIVFRGPTASAGQLGATHSQALENWFANTPGLKVVVPSTPYDAKGLLKSAIRDNDPVIFMESEQMYGDKGEVPDGEYTIPLGVADVKREGKDVTIVSFGKIIKEAFIAADELAKEGISCEIIDLRTVRPMDKDTILASVKKTNRLVILEEAWPFASVSSEITYIVQEQAFDFLDAPIQRITTADTPAPYSPVLLKDWLPNAADVVKAVKKVMYK; translated from the coding sequence ATGAGAACAATACAATTTAGAGAGGCCATTTGTGAAGCGATGAGCGAAGAAATGCGTCACGATGAATCCATATATTTAATGGGCGAAGAAGTTGCAGAATACAATGGAGCTTACAAAGCTTCAAAAGGAATGCTTGCTGAGTTTGGCGAAAAAAGAGTAATTGATACTCCAATTGCTGAGCTTGGTTTTACAGGAATTGCAGTAGGATCAGCTATGAACGGTTGTCGTCCTATTGTTGAGTATATGACATTCAACTTCTGTTTAGTAGGTATTGATCAAATTATAAATAATGCTGCTAAAATGCGTCAAATGACAGGAGGACAATTTAATGTGCCTATCGTTTTTCGTGGACCAACTGCTTCTGCAGGTCAATTAGGAGCTACTCACTCTCAAGCTTTAGAAAACTGGTTTGCTAATACTCCGGGTCTTAAAGTTGTTGTACCTTCAACACCTTATGATGCAAAAGGACTTTTAAAATCTGCAATTCGTGATAACGATCCTGTAATTTTTATGGAGTCTGAGCAAATGTATGGTGATAAAGGTGAAGTGCCAGACGGAGAATACACAATTCCGTTAGGAGTTGCAGATGTTAAACGTGAAGGAAAAGATGTTACAATTGTTTCTTTCGGAAAAATCATTAAAGAAGCTTTTATTGCTGCTGATGAATTAGCAAAAGAAGGAATTTCATGTGAAATTATCGATTTAAGAACAGTTCGTCCAATGGATAAAGATACTATTCTTGCCTCTGTTAAAAAGACAAACCGTTTAGTAATTTTAGAAGAAGCCTGGCCATTTGCAAGTGTTTCATCTGAAATAACATATATTGTTCAGGAACAAGCTTTTGATTTTCTTGACGCGCCAATTCAACGTATTACAACTGCTGATACACCAGCACCTTACTCTCCTGTTTTACTAAAAGATTGGTTGCCTAATGCAGCTGATGTAGTAAAAGCAGTAAAGAAAGTAATGTACAAATAG